The Salvelinus namaycush isolate Seneca unplaced genomic scaffold, SaNama_1.0 Scaffold2439, whole genome shotgun sequence genomic sequence TTTTCTCATCTGGATTCAACTGAATTCACTGCCAGACATGCATGTACCATAGACTAAGgtttcccaactccggtcctccagtaccccccaaaaCAGGACATGTTTGTGTTGTaaccacccccccacccctcccccccaaaaaacccatgattcaacttgtcaagaGCTTAAAGATTAGTTGACAAGTAGAATCAGTTGTGCTTGTCCGGGGCCACAACCAAAATATGTACTGTTGGTGGTACCAGGGGACTGGAGCTGAGAAACGCTGCAAATAGCTAGGCCACATCTAGCTCGCTGTGACTGACTACTACCAGCAGAGGTCCCTGTTTGTTACTCTATCGGTGGAACTTATGCCTCCATAAGCTCTGATTCAAGGTCAGTTTAGCCTTTTCACCCCGTCAAACAATCGAAGTTAGAAGAGAGAGCTGGTCCTAGACCTGTGCTTAAGGGATAACCCACTGCAGAAAGAATGGCATGATACTACACATTTTCCAAGGCTGGGGAGACGATGGTCAACGTTCACAGTAGCATGTTGGGcagacatttttaaaaatgtctaATTGTACCTATGTGTTCCTTTGTAATCTGATACCTTGTGTGCTTCTCAACTGTAAGGACTGATGCTTCTTTACTTGGTCTGATAGGTTGTTCATCTATGTTCATCCATTTTAAGAGTTCAATTGTGTAAAAGACACGGCAGTTCGTTTGGTGTCGGGGTGCAAAGAACTGCCACAGCTTCAACCCTCCTCCATCATTCCCATCAGGCATTGCACCGGGTCACATGACAGGAACaacatgtcccccccccccccacacacacaagtaatattatcatcatcatcatcaacacagtaTATGAAAACACTTTGTAGTTATAGAGTCATACATGACATACACGCTCAGACAGATAATGGGTTAACCAATCAGAAATCAGATGGATCTTTTCTCTGCATGTTTTGTTTTCCCAAAATAAAGTatgattgtattgtattgtatagtAGTCTTGACAGTTTCTTGGTAGagttcactacacacacacacacacacacacacgcgcacacacacacacgcacacacacacacagggttcctGCAGGGGACTGGATGAGGGAAGGtaaagaaaaaagagaaagagcaCCAAATGAAGACGTGGGGAGAAGATCCAGTGAAAGAAagaacagaatgagagagagagagagagagagagagagagagagagagagagagagagagagagagagagagagagagagagagagagagagagagagagagagagagagagagagagagagagagagagagagagagagagagagagagagaaggaaggagagttTTCCTTCAGAGGGAGGACTCGTACTGCAGTAACTCATAGAGGAGCGGCCCATCCCTATACCTGATGCCCACCGCGTTGGGGCTGATGTACTGCAGTACGTTTATGGTCCTGCGCAGTCGCCGGTCCACAAAGTGTGCGTCCCAGGCCGGGTAGCGCTTTCTGGGCATGTCTATCTTGATGAGGGGCCCCTCTGGCCGGATGGGTCTCCCGGCCGCGTCCACCGGCTCTGTGGACCTCACCTGGAACACAGGCAGACAGGTGTCCGTAGCCGCTTCATACTCTCCTTCATAGTCCCCTGCCAGGGCCCGTGTCGGGGTGGCCTGGGAGCCTCTGGGACCCGGGGTGGGGGCCATGGGTTCGGCCTCAGGCGGCAGGGGGAGCCCCCACAGCAGTTCAGCGCAGCAGGAGGAGGCCAGGACCTGGAGCCCTGGGCCCATGGGGTGCAGCACCCCGTAATACAGCACCATGCAGGCCACGCCCGAGGCGAAGCACAAGAAGACGCTGCAGAGGGCGGAGCCGGCGTAGGCGTCGGTGGTGGCGGGGTCGCGGTAAGCGTACCAGAGAGCGGTGAGCACGGCGTTCTCCAGTAGCACCACGGTGTAGTAGGTGACCATACGGTAGCGCGTCCGACCCTCCCGCACGTTGAACCAGCAGAACACGTAGACCACGCCCACAACCATGTTAAACAGGACTTCCTCCCACTTGGACATGCAGAAATCAGTCCCACCGTGGATTACCCAGAAGGCCATGGCGCACCAGTGCAGCACCACGAAGATGCCGAAGTAGAGATGGAACACGGAGGCGAACAGGGCGAAGGAGAGGACCCGGGAAGAGATGGTGAAGAGGCGCCAGAACAGGTGTACCAGGGCCCCACGGTAGCTCATACTCTTCTTGTCGTCACGTGAGTCACGCAGGAGCTTGTGATAGGAGGCCAGCACCCAGGACAGAGACAGCAGAGAGGCAAGCACAGACATACCTGGGTAAgagaagaggatgagagagagagagagagagagagagagagagagagagagagagagagagagagagagagagagagagagagagagagagaaaaggggagtgagagagagtgcaagGGAGCAGAGAGattgtgtgggagagagagagagagagagagaaaaggggaacagagaatgtgtgggagagagagagagagtgcaggggaacagagagaatgtgtgagagagagagagtgcaggggAACagagaatgtgtgagagagagagagagtgcaggggaacagagagaatgtgtgagagagagagagtgcaggggAACagagaatgtgtgagagagagagagagagtgcaggggAACagagaatgtgtgagagagagagtgcaggggAACagagaatgtgtgagagagagagtgcaggggagcagagagaatgtgtgagagagagagagagagagagagagagtggcagagcAGAAAAAAGTAATGAACAGAGAGAACAattaagatagagagagagagaggggaaggaataGAGAGAAGACAATGTGATCATTTCTGTCTGAGAGAAATAAAGAATCAGTGTCTGGAGGACAGTCAAAGTGTTTGATAATAAACGGGTGATAAATCATTTATGTAGATTCCTAGCCTGACTCAAAGAATAATCAAATTAAACACATAATGTCATTTTAGCAAAATATTCTAATAAACTATTTAAATGAAATATTGAACTAGCAAAACGTAAATTTGAATATGCATATTCATTGCAGTGAATGAGCGAATCAAATCGTTACGCTCTAAAATAGTGCGATGTTATTGGTGGTTAAAACTACTTGTACGGTTTCTATATTAGAACATATTTTCTTGTTTACTACACCAGTCCATGTTGATCGAGACATCAGCATTGACATCAGCATTAACATCGGCATAGCAGTCGATGCTCTGCTATCACCTGCAACGTGAGAATTGGTCTGGCATTACAGCGAATTGGTCTGGCATTACTGAGCTACACAATAAATACACCGCTGTGATATAGTAGACTTCAACATTCAGAAAACTCAACGTTTGTTATTTGTTGTAAACATATTATTTTTCACACACGAAACAGTTTGAATCAAAATGCCACTTCATAAAGTTTGGTGTCGAAATCGGAGAATGGGAAATTCTTTATACCTACAATCAGAAAAGAATGAATGTTGAAAGTTTGCTAACAAATATCAATAAGGAATTGGCTTTGTTGTAAAAGTTTtcttacaaccccccccccccccccaagaaacaTTGAAAGAAATCATAGACGTAAAACCAAAACTGGAGCGGTCCCAATACAGAGTCCTGAGGAACGCCTCTGCCTGGGTTCGTCTGTATAcagactttttcaacattttgttacgttatagccttattctaaaatgtattaaataaaaatcttcagtaatctacacacaataggccataattacaaagcgaatttaaaaacagaaataccttatttacacaagtatttagaccctttgctatgagacttgaaattgagatcaagtgcatcctgtttccattgatcatccttgatgtttctacaacttgattggagtccacctgtggtaaattcaattgattggacatgatttggaaaggcacacacctgtctatataaggtcccacagtgcatgtcagagcaaaaaccaagccatgaggtagaaggaattgtctgtagagctccgagacaggattgtgtctaggcacagatctggggaagggtaccaaaaaaagttccccaagaacacagtggcctccatcattcttaaatggatgaagtttagaaccaccaagactctttctagagctggccgcccggccaaactgagcaatcgggggagaagggccttggtcagggaggtgaccaagaacctaatggtcactctgacagagcaccagagttcctctgtggagatgggagaaccttccagaaggacaaccatctctgcagcactccaccaatcctttatggtggagtggaccggcggaagccactcagtaaaaggcacatgacagcccgcttggagtttaccaaaaggtaCCTagaggactcagaccatgagaaacaagattctctgtactctttggcctgaattccaagcatcacgtctggaggaaaattggcaccatccctacagtgaatggtggtggcagcatcatgctgtggggatgtttttcagcggcagggactgggagactagccaggattgaggcaaagatgaacggagcaaagtacagagagatcattgatgaaaacctgctccagagcgctcaggacctcagactggggtgaaggttcaccttgcaacaggacaacaaccctaagcacacagcttaaaaacaacgcaggagtggctctgggacaagtctctgaatgtccttgagtgggccagccagagctggacttgaacccgatcgaacatctctggagagacctgaaaatagctgtgcagcgacgctccccatccaaactgacagagcttgaaaggatttgcagagaagaatgggagaaactccccaaacacaggtgtgccaagctttaaACGtcagactcgaggctgtaatcgctgccaaaggtgcttcaacgaagCACTcagtaaagcgtctgaatacttatgtaaatatgatatttcagttattttttattagtattgtttgtagattgatgaggaaaataaacaatttaatca encodes the following:
- the LOC120038938 gene encoding XK-related protein 6-like; translated protein: TNLPYSFLPSFLFFLLSLHASSVRYIRTMYLGIQSRRQKENQRRFYWAMMYEYADVNMLRLLETFLESAPQLVLQLCIMIQRNRAETLQCMSVLASLLSLSWVLASYHKLLRDSRDDKKSMSYRGALVHLFWRLFTISSRVLSFALFASVFHLYFGIFVVLHWCAMAFWVIHGGTDFCMSKWEEVLFNMVVGVVYVFCWFNVREGRTRYRMVTYYTVVLLENAVLTALWYAYRDPATTDAYAGSALCSVFLCFASGVACMVLYYGVLHPMGPGLQVLASSCCAELLWGLPLPPEAEPMAPTPGPRGSQATPTRALAGDYEGEYEAATDTCLPVFQVRSTEPVDAAGRPIRPEGPLIKIDMPRKRYPAWDAHFVDRRLRRTINVLQYISPNAVGIRYRDGPLLYELLQYESSL